Proteins from one Cicer arietinum cultivar CDC Frontier isolate Library 1 chromosome 3, Cicar.CDCFrontier_v2.0, whole genome shotgun sequence genomic window:
- the LOC101495310 gene encoding uncharacterized protein, which produces MAEMKGEQRVDVAEAVVMVPAKEKVVPNNPKRVASLDIFRGLTVALMILVDDAGGQWPVIAHAPWNGCNLADFVMPFFLFIVGMAIPLSLKKIPNKLVAVKRVIVRTLKLLFWGLLLQGGFSHAPDDLSYGVDMKHIRWCGILQRIALAYLVVALVEIFSRSRQDRDQEHTNLSIFKLYYWHWLVGACILTVYMALLYGIHVPDWQFTVHNPDSIYNGTTFTVTCGVRGKLDPPCNAVGYIDREVLGINHVYKKPAWRRSEACTVKPPYEGHFKKTAPAWCYAPFEPEGILSSISAILSTIIGLHYGHVLVHLQNHPSRLKQWLLLGVALLTSGFVLHFTHAIPLNKQLYTLSYICVTSGAAALVFSAFYIMVDIWGLKLLFIPLKWIGMNAMLVYVMAAEGIFAGFINGWYYGDPHNTLTYWIQEHVFIRVWHSTRVGILLYVIFAEILFWAVIAGILHQLGIYWKL; this is translated from the exons atGGCAGAAATGAAAGGCGAGCAGAGAGTGGATGTTGCGGAAGCGGTAGTTATGGTTCCCGCCAAAGAGAAAGTAGTGCCTAACAACCCAAAGCGCGTTGCGTCGCTTGACATCTTCCGAGGTCTCACTGTTGCG CTTATGATCTTGGTTGATGATGCTGGAGGACAATGGCCAGTGATTGCTCATGCGCCATGGAATGGCTGCAATCTTGCTGATTTTGTCATGCCTTTCTTTTTGTTCATTGTTGGGATGGCCATTCCACTCTCTCTCAAG AAAATACCAAATAAACTTGTAGCTGTTAAAAGGGTGATAGTTAGAACACTCAAACTCCTCTTCTGGGGTCTGCTCTTACAAG GTGGTTTCTCACATGCACCTGACGATCTATCATACGGAGTTGACATGAAACACATAAGGTGGTGTGGCATTCTTCAG AGAATTGCTCTGGCATATTTGGTTGTGGCACTGGTGGAGATATTTTCGAGAAGTAGACAAGATAGAGATCAGGAACACACTAACCTCTCAATATTTAAGTTGTACTATTGGCATTG GCTGGTAGGGGCGTGTATACTTACTGTTTACATGGCTTTACTTTATGGGATACATGTTCCAGATTGGCAATTCACTGTCCATAATCCAGACAGCATATACAATGGCACAACTTTCACC GTGACATGTGGTGTCAGAGGGAAACTTGACCCTCCATGTAATGCTGTGGGATATATTGACAGAGAGGTGCTTGGAattaatcatgtgtataagaaACCAGCTTGGAGAAGATCTGAA GCTTGCACTGTGAAACCCCCATATGAAGGGCATTTTAAAAAAACTGCTCCTGCATGGTGTTATGCTCCTTTTGAACCAGAAGGAATTTTAAG CTCAATATCTGCTATTCTATCCACGATCATCGGATTGCATTATGGACATGTACTTGTACACTTGCAG AATCATCCTTCTAGATTAAAGCAATGGCTTCTCCTAGGCGTAGCTCTCCTTACTTCAGGATTTGTTCTTCATTTCACACATG CCATTCCTTTGAATAAACAGTTGTACACACTTAGCTATATTTGCGTAACGTCTGGTGCTGCAGCGTTAGTTTTTTCAGCCTTCTATATAATG GTTGATATTTGgggattaaaattattgttcATACCTTTAAAATGGATTGGCATGAATGCTATGCTTGTCTATGTCATGGCAGCTGAGGGAATCTTTGCTGGATTCATTAATGGGTGGTATTATGGTGACCCTCATAATACACTG ACGTATTGGATCCAAGAGCATGTCTTCATTAGAGTTTGGCATTCAACGAGAGTAGGCATCCTACTGTATGTGATATTCGCCGAGATCCTATTCTGGGCTGTCATAGCAGGCATTTTGCACCAATTGGGCATATATTGGAAGCtttga
- the LOC101495857 gene encoding uncharacterized protein isoform X1, protein MFNGSISIGYILLINCLSCLHYQSIIYLCNMIIILLYILHIVMNGPTLCFGNKVEDKILKVGEELWRETLPLQGGSGFYQLQGLKPHMWYEVKISYPASIPASFSLQLKRDKSDAVLNNNRRLLNTEKLIFKTGNDQDEPHLILVTVEPEGFPAKQHVLERQFIIFNIVCDELLLGLPYKVWWVVALAFVCLGIAFVVPSFLPLYLLPKNQVLQSDHVSKTS, encoded by the exons ATGTTCAATGGATCTATCTCTATTGGttatatattacttataaatT GTTTGAGTTGTCTCCATTATCAATCCATAATTTATCTGTGCAATATGATTATTATTCTGCTTTACATTCTCCACATCGTCATGAACGGCCCAACTCTTTGCTTTGGAAATAA GGTTGAggacaaaattttgaaagttggAGAAGAGCTATGGAGAGAAACTCTGCCATTACAAGGTGGCTCTGGCTTTTATCAATTACAAGGTCTGAAACCACATATGTGGTATGAAGTAAAGATATCATATCCAGCATCT ATACCTGCTAGTTTCTCCTTACAATTGAAGAGAGACAAGTCGGATGCAGTGCTGAACAATAACAGGAGATTGCTCAACACTGAAAAGCTAATTTTTAAGACCGGTAACGATCAG GATGAACCCCATTTAATATTAGTGACTGTGGAGCCAGAGGGGTTTCCTGCAAAACAGCATGTACTCGAGAGGCAAtttatcatctttaatatag TGTGCGATGAACTACTGTTAGGCTTACCCTACAAAGTTTGGTGGGTAGTGGCACTGGCATTTGTGTGTCTCGGAATTGCATTCGTTGTTCCTTCTTTTCTTCCATTGTATTTGCTTCCAAAGAACCAAGTGCTACAATCAGACCATGTTTCGAAAACTTCTTGA
- the LOC101495857 gene encoding uncharacterized protein isoform X2 translates to MIIILLYILHIVMNGPTLCFGNKVEDKILKVGEELWRETLPLQGGSGFYQLQGLKPHMWYEVKISYPASIPASFSLQLKRDKSDAVLNNNRRLLNTEKLIFKTGNDQDEPHLILVTVEPEGFPAKQHVLERQFIIFNIVCDELLLGLPYKVWWVVALAFVCLGIAFVVPSFLPLYLLPKNQVLQSDHVSKTS, encoded by the exons ATGATTATTATTCTGCTTTACATTCTCCACATCGTCATGAACGGCCCAACTCTTTGCTTTGGAAATAA GGTTGAggacaaaattttgaaagttggAGAAGAGCTATGGAGAGAAACTCTGCCATTACAAGGTGGCTCTGGCTTTTATCAATTACAAGGTCTGAAACCACATATGTGGTATGAAGTAAAGATATCATATCCAGCATCT ATACCTGCTAGTTTCTCCTTACAATTGAAGAGAGACAAGTCGGATGCAGTGCTGAACAATAACAGGAGATTGCTCAACACTGAAAAGCTAATTTTTAAGACCGGTAACGATCAG GATGAACCCCATTTAATATTAGTGACTGTGGAGCCAGAGGGGTTTCCTGCAAAACAGCATGTACTCGAGAGGCAAtttatcatctttaatatag TGTGCGATGAACTACTGTTAGGCTTACCCTACAAAGTTTGGTGGGTAGTGGCACTGGCATTTGTGTGTCTCGGAATTGCATTCGTTGTTCCTTCTTTTCTTCCATTGTATTTGCTTCCAAAGAACCAAGTGCTACAATCAGACCATGTTTCGAAAACTTCTTGA
- the LOC101502853 gene encoding bifunctional phosphatase IMPL2, chloroplastic, producing the protein MLSQCHLHCYSNNLSIRSPKLRLRAMSSSSSPHQFNHFADVANKAADAAGDVIRKYFRKNFDIIHKHDLSPVTIADQTAEEAMVSIILDNFPSHAVYGEEKGWRCRQDSADYVWVLDPIDGTKSFITGKPLFGTLIALLQNGTPILGIIDQPVLRERWIGMTGKRTTLNGQEVSTRTCADLSQAYLYTTSPHLFSGDAEEAFIRVRDKVKIPLYGCDCYAYALLSSGFVDLVVESGLKPYDFLALVPVIEGSGGVITDWEGHQLRWEASPLSIAISFNVVAAGDKQIHQQALDSLQR; encoded by the exons ATGTTGTCACAGTGCCATCTTCACTGTTACAGTAACAATTTGTCCATTCGATCTCCCAAACTCAGACTCAGAGCCATGTCCTCCTCCTCCTCTCCTCACCAATTCAATCACTTCGCCGATGTCGCTAACAAGGCCGCCGACGCCGCCGGAGATGTTATCCGCAAATATTTCAGGAAAAATTTCGACATTATTCACAAACACGATCTCA GTCCAGTCACCATTGCTGATCAAACCGCTGAAGAGGCTATGGTTTCCATCATACTAGACAATTTCCCTTCTCATGCTGT TTATGGAGAGGAAAAAGGGTGGAGATGCAGACAAGACAGTGCCGATTATGTTTGGGTATTGGATCCTATTGATGGAACTAAGAGCTTTATCACTG GGAAACCCTTATTTGGTACTCTCATTGCTCTTTTGCAAAATGGCACACCA ATCCTTGGCATAATTGATCAACCTGTGTTAAGAGAAAGATGGATTGGGATGACTGGAAAGAGGACTACACTTAATGGACAAGAAGTGTCCACACGCACTTGTGCGGACCTTTCTCAGGCATACTT GTACACCACAAGCCCACATCTTTTTAGTGGAGATGCAGAAGAGGCATTCATACGTGTTAGAGACAAG gTTAAAATTCCATTATATGGCTGTGACTGCTATGCATATGCTCTTTTATCTTCCGGCTTTGTGGATCTTGTTGTTGAGTCCGGTCTGAAG CCATACGATTTTCTTGCACTGGTACCTGTTATTGAAGGATCCGGAGGTGTCATAACTGATTGGGAAGGGCATCAACTCCGTTGGGAAGCTTCTCCACTTTCAATTGCAATAA GTTTTAATGTTGTGGCGGCTGGTGACAAACAAATTCATCAACAAGCTCTAGATTCATTACAACGGTAA
- the LOC101496627 gene encoding F-actin-capping protein subunit alpha, whose protein sequence is MAEEEEESELSEKQKVEIAKWFLLNSPPGEIQYVAKDVKSILNDDGLFNEAASEAFPLYNKSHLIVLSMPGRSGDVLVTSFGELEDNAFLDPRTAQVAIVDHVKQVCTEVRPALDEELPSAYIEEFRCSLDAEIIKYVEEAYPKGVCSVYCVNGKDAEGPGSDFELAIVISAARHSPQNFCNGSWCSIWNIDFKDEQQTVEVKGKLQVGAHYFEEGNVQLDAKHECKDATLFQAPEDCALALSSIIRHHETEYLASLEASYLNLPDSTFKDLRRKLPVTRTLFPWHNTLQFSLSRDISKELGIGK, encoded by the exons ATggcagaagaagaagaagaatcagAGCTGAGCGAGAAGCAGAAAGTAGAAATCGCGAAATGGTTTCTCCTCAATTCTCCTCCTGGAGAAATCCAATACGTTGCCAAag ATGTGAAATCCATTCTCAACGACGATGGTTTGTTCAACGAAGCTGCTTCCGAAGCATTTCCCCTTTACAACAAATCTCACTTGATCGTTCTTTCAATGCCTGGTCGAAGCGGAGAC GTATTGGTTACTTCTTTTGGGGAACTTGAGGACAATGCATTTCTTGATCCTAGGACTGCTCAAGTAGCAATAGTTGACCATGTTAAACAA GTTTGTACAGAGGTGAGACCTGCACTGGATGAAGAACTTCCATCTGCATACATTGAAGAATTTCG ATGCAGTCTGGATGCTgagataattaaatatgttgAAGAAGCTTATCCAAAAGGTGTATGCTCTGTCTACTGTGTAAATGGGAAGGATGCAGAGGGCCCAGGATCTGATTTTGAGCTTGCCATAGTGATTTCTGCTGCTAGGCATAGTCCACAAAATTTCTG CAATGGGAGTTGGTGTTCAATTTGGAATATTGATTTCAAAGACGAACAACAAACAGTAGAAGTAAAAGGAAAATTGCAG GTTGGAGCCCATTATTTTGAGGAAGGAAATGTGCAGTTGGATGCAAAACATGAATGCAAAGATGCAACTCTTTTTCAG gCTCCTGAGGATTGTGCGCTTGCCTTATCAAGCATTATTCGTCACCATGAAACAGAGTACCTTGCTTCGCTTGAG GCTTCATATCTAAACCTTCCTGATTCTACTTTCAAG GATCTTCGGAGGAAGCTTCCAGTCACCCGCACCTTATTTCCATGGCATAACACTTTGCAATTTAGCTTGTCAAGAGATATCTCAAAAGAACTTGGCATTGGAAAGTAA